In Candidatus Dependentiae bacterium, one genomic interval encodes:
- the rho gene encoding transcription termination factor Rho, producing MKVRETIPVTSESTKDEVAKPSTEKNVAEKATKPKLVAKKPKDPAVVPVAESSKNKKLSTEVPSVRPVEQEAARQVSDEKIKKEERNQRVHEVKGGNRRPVHQADHRNNQQKPHRFESKKPVEERSFNDLVNYARRFGIVGALLMRKPELVEKIKYFEAHPDLEIEVEGVLERLPDGFGFLRSSKFDYVSGPDDIYVSPSQIRRFGLKTGDTISGIIRKPKENEKYFALLKISKVNYDDPSKISDRIPFERLSPWHPTKKFNLDYDPTVISTRIMDLFSPIGKGQRGLIVAPPKVGKTVLLKDLAKSLITEHPEVHLIVLLIDERPEEVADMKKTVQGSSAEVISSTFDEPPERHVAVADIVLEKAKRMVESGKDVVILLDAITRLARAYNATAPASGKVLSGGIDANALQKPKRFFGAARNTEEGGSLTIIGTALVETGSRMDEVIYEEFKGTGNMEMHMTRKLSNRRIYPAFDILQSGTRREDLLQPEDMLNKVWVLQKFLSTMNTIEGMEFLISKMKKTKTNQEFLDAINKKAS from the coding sequence ATGAAGGTGCGTGAAACGATACCAGTTACGAGCGAATCTACCAAAGATGAGGTGGCTAAGCCATCTACGGAAAAAAATGTGGCTGAAAAAGCTACTAAGCCAAAATTGGTAGCAAAGAAACCAAAAGATCCTGCAGTTGTTCCCGTTGCAGAATCATCAAAAAATAAAAAACTATCTACAGAAGTTCCTTCTGTAAGACCGGTCGAACAAGAAGCTGCTCGACAAGTGTCTGACGAAAAAATAAAAAAAGAAGAACGTAATCAAAGAGTTCATGAAGTTAAAGGTGGAAACAGGCGTCCTGTCCATCAAGCTGATCACCGTAATAATCAACAAAAGCCGCATCGTTTTGAGTCAAAGAAGCCTGTAGAAGAACGTTCATTTAATGATTTAGTTAATTATGCTCGTCGATTTGGGATTGTTGGCGCATTGTTAATGCGTAAGCCAGAGTTAGTTGAAAAAATTAAATATTTTGAAGCTCATCCTGATCTTGAAATAGAGGTTGAAGGAGTGCTGGAGCGCTTGCCGGATGGATTTGGTTTTTTGCGTTCATCAAAATTTGATTATGTTTCAGGTCCGGATGACATTTATGTTTCTCCGTCTCAAATTAGACGCTTTGGTTTGAAAACTGGTGATACAATAAGTGGTATTATTAGAAAACCAAAAGAAAATGAGAAATATTTTGCGCTTCTGAAGATAAGTAAAGTAAATTATGATGATCCATCAAAAATTAGTGACCGCATTCCTTTTGAGCGCTTATCTCCATGGCATCCTACTAAGAAGTTTAATTTAGATTATGATCCAACTGTTATTTCAACACGTATTATGGATCTGTTTTCTCCTATAGGTAAAGGACAGCGTGGTTTGATCGTTGCTCCTCCAAAAGTTGGTAAAACAGTATTGTTAAAAGATTTAGCTAAAAGTCTTATTACTGAGCATCCGGAAGTTCATTTGATTGTTTTGTTGATTGACGAGCGTCCTGAAGAGGTTGCTGATATGAAAAAAACAGTTCAAGGAAGTTCAGCTGAAGTTATAAGTTCTACTTTTGACGAGCCGCCAGAGCGTCATGTTGCGGTTGCTGATATTGTGCTTGAAAAAGCAAAGCGTATGGTTGAATCAGGCAAGGATGTGGTTATTCTACTTGATGCTATTACTCGTTTGGCACGTGCATATAATGCAACGGCTCCTGCATCAGGAAAAGTTTTGAGTGGTGGTATCGATGCTAATGCATTGCAAAAACCAAAACGTTTCTTTGGTGCTGCACGAAACACCGAAGAGGGTGGTTCATTAACCATTATCGGTACGGCACTTGTGGAAACCGGTTCACGTATGGATGAGGTTATTTACGAAGAATTTAAAGGTACAGGTAATATGGAAATGCATATGACGCGTAAACTTTCCAATCGTCGTATCTATCCTGCATTTGATATTTTGCAATCAGGAACACGTCGAGAAGATCTCTTACAGCCTGAAGATATGCTCAATAAAGTATGGGTATTGCAGAAATTCCTATCTACTATGAATACTATTGAAGGTATGGAGTTCTTGATTAGTAAAATGAAAAAAACTAAAACAAATCAAGAATTTTTAGATGCAATCAATAAAAAAGCAAGTTAA